The bacterium genome includes a region encoding these proteins:
- a CDS encoding response regulator transcription factor, whose product MRVLIVDDDAELRDLVGFALRGEGHETLAAADGLEALDVCRRESPDLVILDVNMPRLDGFETLRRLRANGGDVPVMMLTVRADEDDQVRGLDLGADDYLAKPFSVRALTARVRALGRRTGGAAVETWGAWTLDADALTARLGDGVPARLTTLEFRLLQLLLARRGRPIDPEELARRIWGYRGLGDRARLKQLVHRLRRKVEPDPSSACWIVMVQGVGYAARSGEAGERPAGEGDERS is encoded by the coding sequence ATGCGGGTTCTGATCGTTGACGACGACGCGGAACTGAGGGATCTCGTCGGCTTCGCGCTGCGGGGCGAGGGGCACGAGACGCTCGCCGCCGCGGACGGCCTGGAGGCGCTCGACGTCTGCCGCCGCGAGTCGCCCGACCTCGTCATCCTCGACGTCAACATGCCGCGCCTCGACGGCTTCGAGACGCTGCGGCGGCTCCGCGCGAACGGGGGGGACGTGCCGGTGATGATGCTCACCGTGCGGGCCGACGAGGACGACCAGGTCCGCGGCCTCGACCTCGGCGCCGACGACTATCTCGCCAAGCCGTTCAGCGTGCGCGCGCTGACCGCGCGGGTCCGCGCGCTGGGCCGGCGGACGGGCGGCGCGGCGGTCGAGACGTGGGGCGCGTGGACGCTCGACGCCGACGCGCTGACGGCGCGGCTCGGCGACGGCGTCCCGGCGCGGCTGACCACGCTCGAGTTCCGGCTGCTGCAGCTGCTCCTCGCGCGGCGCGGGCGGCCGATCGACCCCGAGGAGCTGGCGCGGCGGATCTGGGGCTACCGCGGCCTCGGCGACCGCGCGCGGCTGAAGCAGCTCGTGCATCGGCTGCGGCGCAAGGTCGAGCCCGACCCGTCGTCCGCCTGCTGGATCGTGATGGTTCAGGGGGTCGGCTACGCGGCCCGCTCGGGCGAGGCCGGGGAGCGGCCGGCCGGAGAGGGCGATGAGCGATCTTGA
- a CDS encoding PAS domain-containing protein, which translates to MSDLERVVARLEAAVVAGDATLRVTIWNDAARRLLGFDAGEAIGRSFSGLLSLDSTSARGVAAMAALRREGRWSGEATARDRSGAERRIALDASSLAAPDEPWRGAVVALRDAARRDEERRQVAASQRLAAVARIAGGAAHDLNNVLQSVVSCADVLRAQLPADDPRRSWMERIRGAARRGGALTGRLMAFAREGAHAREHVDVNVVAAECVELFRPILEPGIAVALELDPRAGFVFVEPSALTQALANLVLNARDAMPQGGTLTIGTSRRDGGVAERNGRRLALGAGPHVELFVADTGEGIPPEAQERIFEPLFTTKANGTGLGLASVLATARDAGGDVAVASSPGGGSRFSLVLPESRLRLAPPPDETAAIPDAAPRAWRVLIVAAERATGEALAAGLAAWGCTADAVEGPQDALRLLAGGPVDAMVVDALLPGMCGPDLAEAFLAARPDGIVVLMAGPGDMDLVLQSGGLPRVSCLRKPFGLERVQRALCVAAAERR; encoded by the coding sequence ATGAGCGATCTTGAGCGCGTCGTCGCGCGTCTCGAGGCCGCGGTCGTCGCCGGGGACGCGACGCTGCGGGTGACGATCTGGAACGACGCCGCGCGGCGCCTCCTCGGCTTCGACGCGGGAGAGGCCATCGGCCGCTCGTTCAGCGGCCTCTTGAGCCTCGACTCGACGAGCGCCCGCGGCGTCGCGGCGATGGCCGCGCTGCGGCGCGAGGGACGTTGGTCGGGGGAGGCGACCGCGCGCGACCGCTCGGGCGCGGAACGGAGGATCGCGCTCGACGCCTCCTCGCTGGCGGCGCCGGACGAGCCGTGGCGCGGCGCGGTGGTCGCGCTGCGCGACGCGGCGCGGCGGGACGAAGAGCGGCGGCAGGTCGCCGCCTCGCAGCGGCTCGCCGCCGTGGCGCGGATCGCCGGCGGCGCGGCCCACGATCTCAACAACGTGCTCCAGTCGGTCGTCTCCTGCGCCGACGTGCTGCGGGCGCAGCTCCCCGCGGACGACCCGCGCCGGTCTTGGATGGAGCGGATCCGCGGCGCCGCGCGGCGCGGCGGCGCGCTGACGGGCCGGTTGATGGCCTTCGCGCGGGAGGGGGCGCACGCGAGGGAGCACGTGGACGTCAACGTCGTCGCCGCGGAATGCGTCGAGCTCTTCCGCCCGATTCTGGAGCCGGGGATCGCGGTCGCGCTCGAGCTCGACCCGCGCGCCGGCTTCGTCTTCGTCGAGCCGTCCGCGCTCACGCAGGCCCTCGCCAATCTCGTCTTGAACGCGCGGGACGCGATGCCGCAGGGCGGGACGCTGACGATCGGCACGTCGCGGCGCGACGGCGGCGTCGCGGAGCGGAACGGCCGCCGGCTCGCGCTGGGAGCGGGACCGCACGTCGAGCTCTTCGTCGCCGACACCGGCGAGGGGATTCCGCCCGAGGCGCAGGAGCGGATCTTCGAACCGCTCTTCACGACGAAGGCGAACGGAACGGGACTCGGGCTGGCCTCGGTCCTCGCCACGGCGCGGGACGCGGGCGGCGACGTCGCGGTCGCGTCGTCGCCGGGCGGAGGTTCCCGCTTCAGCCTGGTTCTGCCCGAATCGCGGCTGCGCCTCGCGCCGCCGCCGGACGAGACGGCGGCGATTCCCGACGCCGCGCCGCGGGCCTGGCGGGTGTTGATCGTCGCCGCGGAGCGGGCGACGGGGGAGGCGCTGGCCGCCGGTCTGGCCGCGTGGGGCTGCACCGCCGACGCGGTGGAGGGCCCGCAGGACGCGCTGCGCCTGCTCGCCGGCGGACCGGTGGACGCGATGGTCGTGGACGCCCTCCTGCCGGGGATGTGCGGCCCCGACTTGGCCGAGGCGTTTCTCGCCGCCAGGCCGGACGGGATCGTCGTGCTGATGGCCGGGCCCGGCGACATGGATCTCGTGCTGCAGAGCGGCGGCCTGCCGCGGGTGTCCTGCCTGCGCAAGCCGTTCGGGCTGGAGCGGGTGCAGCGGGCGCTCTGTGTCGCCGCCGCGGAGCGGCGATGA